A region from the Triticum urartu cultivar G1812 chromosome 1, Tu2.1, whole genome shotgun sequence genome encodes:
- the LOC125548947 gene encoding putative germin-like protein 2-1 → MASKFFLLALLALSASHALASDPGQLQDFCVADKTSQVFVNGFACKDPMTAVVEDFYFSGLHMVGNTSNKQGSIVTAVNVAQIAGLNTLGVSLARVDYAPYGQNPPHLHPRATEILTVLEGSLYVGFVTSNPENKLFSKVLNKGDVFVFPQGLIHFQFNIENNEAIAIAALSSKNPGVITIANAVFGSKQTISDDILAKAFQVDKNIVDHIQAQF, encoded by the exons ATGGCTTCAAAGTTCTTCCTCCTTGCTCTTTTGGCTTTGTCAGCTTCTCATGCTCTTGCCTCGGACCCGGGCCAGCTCCAGGATTTTTGTGTCGCTGACAAGACATCTCAAG TTTTTGTCAATGGATTCGCATGCAAAGACCCAATGACCGCAGTGGTAGAGGACTTCTACTTCTCTGGCCTCCACATGGTCGGGAACACGAGCAACAAGCAAGGCTCCATTGTGACTGCAGTTAACGTGGCACAGATTGCCGGGTTGAACACTTTGGGTGTCTCATTGGCGCGTGTTGATTATGCACCTTATGGTCAAAACCCACCGCACCTTCACCCTCGTGCAACCGAGATCCTGACAGTGTTGGAAGGCTCACTATATGTTGGTTTCGTGACTTCGAACCCCGAGAACAAGTTGTTCTCAAAAGTGTTGAACAAAGGGGACGTGTTTGTGTTTCCGCAAGGGCTGATTCACTTTCAGTTCAACATTGAAAACAACGAAGCGATAGCCATTGCGGCGCTGAGCAGCAAGAACCCTGGTGTGATCACCATAGCCAATGCGGTTTTCGGATCCAAGCAAACCATCTCAGATGATATCCTGGCCAAAGCCTTCCAGGTGGACAAGAACATTGTAGACCATATCCAAGCTCAGTTCTAG